A window of the Candidatus Methylomirabilota bacterium genome harbors these coding sequences:
- the rpmI gene encoding 50S ribosomal protein L35: MPKMKTKRGAAKRLKKSGTGKLMRHKGWKSHLLEAKSPHRRRRLRKVRPISPADERRMRVLVPYL; the protein is encoded by the coding sequence ATGCCCAAGATGAAGACGAAGCGGGGCGCGGCCAAGCGCCTGAAGAAGTCCGGCACCGGCAAGCTCATGCGCCACAAGGGGTGGAAGAGCCACTTGCTGGAGGCCAAGTCTCCGCACCGGCGGCGCCGGCTGCGGAAGGTACGGCCGATCAGCCCGGCCGACGAGCGCCGGATGCGGGTGCTCGTGCCGTATCTGTAG
- the pheS gene encoding phenylalanine--tRNA ligase subunit alpha has product MGHPRVDPLAEEARAAIARASASADLEQLRVRYLGRQGRLTLLLRSLGTLPARERPLVGAAANEAKRELEALLELRLGETREAERRQERARQRLDLTLPGRRPPLGARHPLTRVQDESVAIFLGLGFAVAEGPEVEDDYHNFEALNIPRDHPARDMQDTFYLSEDTLLRTHTSPVQIRIMQTQRPPVRIICPGRVYRRDADITHSPMFHQVEGLAVDRNVSMADLKGTLELFAREMFGPRSKIRFRPSFFPFTEPSAEVDVLCFRCGGSGCRVCKQSGWLEILGSGMVHPQVLRNVGYDPEEVTGWAFGMGIERIAMLKYGVDDIRLFFEDDVRMLRQFA; this is encoded by the coding sequence ATGGGGCACCCTCGCGTCGATCCCCTCGCCGAGGAAGCGCGCGCGGCCATCGCGCGGGCCAGCGCCTCGGCGGACCTCGAGCAGCTGCGCGTGCGCTACCTGGGCCGGCAGGGCCGGCTCACGCTGCTGTTGCGCTCGCTGGGCACGCTGCCGGCTCGCGAGCGCCCGCTGGTGGGCGCCGCCGCCAACGAGGCCAAGCGCGAGCTGGAAGCGCTGCTCGAGCTGCGGCTGGGCGAGACGCGGGAGGCCGAGCGCCGCCAGGAGCGCGCGCGCCAGCGTCTGGACCTCACGCTGCCCGGCCGCCGGCCGCCCCTGGGCGCGCGCCATCCCCTGACCAGGGTCCAGGACGAGAGCGTCGCCATCTTTCTCGGCCTCGGTTTCGCGGTCGCCGAGGGCCCCGAGGTCGAAGACGACTACCACAACTTCGAGGCCCTCAACATCCCCCGGGACCATCCGGCCCGGGACATGCAGGACACCTTCTACTTGTCCGAGGACACCCTGCTGCGGACCCACACCTCCCCGGTGCAGATCCGCATCATGCAGACCCAGCGGCCACCCGTCCGCATCATCTGCCCGGGACGCGTGTACCGGCGCGACGCCGACATCACCCACTCCCCGATGTTCCATCAGGTCGAAGGGCTGGCCGTCGATCGGAACGTGTCCATGGCCGACCTCAAGGGCACGCTGGAGCTCTTCGCCCGCGAGATGTTCGGGCCGCGCTCGAAGATCCGCTTCCGGCCGTCGTTCTTCCCGTTCACGGAGCCCTCGGCCGAGGTCGACGTCCTGTGCTTCCGCTGCGGGGGCAGCGGCTGCCGGGTGTGCAAGCAATCGGGCTGGCTGGAGATCCTCGGCTCGGGCATGGTTCACCCGCAGGTGCTGCGCAACGTGGGCTACGATCCGGAGGAGGTCACGGGTTGGGCCTTCGGCATGGGCATCGAGCGCATCGCCATGCTGAAGTACGGAGTGGACGACATCCGGCTCTTCTTCGAGGACGACGTGCGGATGCTGCGGCAGTTCGCATGA
- the thrS gene encoding threonine--tRNA ligase, producing the protein MAEAEQDRHLTLTGEFDCDPSPLSTLRHSTAHVMAQAVKRLFPGVKLAIGPAIEDGFYYDFLKAEPFTTADLERIEAEMRAITAADYPFERREMARPEAVRFFGGRDEPFKVEILEGLGAPRVSLYQQGEFIDLCRGPHVASTGQVKFFKLLSSSGAYWRGSERNPMLQRIYGTAWLTQEELDRHFWRLEEAKKRDHRKLGRELDLFIFNEVSPGSPFWLPHGWTIVRELERFVREHLDALGYQEVSTPILVNKKLWEQSGHWEHYADNMFKLEAEEQMFALKPMNCPESTIVYRHALRSYRDLPLRFADMGRLHRNERSGTLTGLFRVRQFTQDDAHIYCRPDQLQDEVTQLLGLMRTWHKTFSLEPSFKLATRPADSLGTEEQWETAERALHEALKANGLAYDLNPGDGAFYGPKIDVDVEDVLGRKWTIATIQVDLTMLPERFELTYIDADGQAKRPVAIHRAILGSFERFVGILTEHYAGAFPTWLAPVQARVLPISEKHLDYARTVHGRLQAARVRAELDDRNEKLGYRIRDAQLRKVPYMVIVGERERTSGTASLRRRSGEEIKDVPVDRLLADLAREISARDPDLTVGRS; encoded by the coding sequence ATGGCCGAGGCTGAACAAGACCGCCACCTCACGCTGACCGGCGAGTTCGACTGCGACCCGTCGCCGCTTTCTACGCTCCGCCACTCCACCGCGCACGTCATGGCCCAGGCCGTGAAGCGCCTGTTCCCCGGAGTGAAGCTGGCGATCGGCCCGGCCATCGAGGACGGCTTCTATTACGATTTCCTCAAGGCCGAGCCGTTCACCACCGCCGACCTCGAGCGCATCGAGGCGGAGATGCGGGCGATCACCGCGGCCGACTATCCGTTCGAGCGCCGCGAGATGGCCCGGCCGGAAGCCGTCCGCTTCTTCGGCGGCCGGGACGAGCCGTTCAAGGTGGAGATCCTCGAGGGCCTCGGCGCCCCCCGGGTCTCGCTCTATCAGCAGGGTGAGTTCATCGATCTCTGCCGCGGCCCCCATGTGGCCTCGACGGGCCAGGTGAAGTTCTTCAAGCTGCTGTCGTCCTCGGGTGCCTACTGGCGCGGCAGCGAGCGGAACCCCATGCTGCAGCGGATCTACGGAACCGCCTGGCTCACCCAGGAGGAGCTGGACAGGCACTTCTGGCGGCTGGAGGAAGCCAAGAAGCGCGACCACCGCAAGCTGGGGCGGGAGCTGGACCTGTTCATCTTCAACGAGGTGTCCCCGGGCTCGCCGTTCTGGCTGCCGCACGGCTGGACGATCGTGCGGGAGCTGGAGCGGTTCGTGCGGGAGCATCTGGACGCGCTCGGCTATCAGGAGGTCTCCACGCCGATCCTCGTCAACAAGAAGCTGTGGGAGCAGTCCGGGCACTGGGAGCATTACGCCGACAACATGTTCAAGCTCGAGGCGGAAGAGCAGATGTTCGCGCTCAAGCCCATGAATTGCCCGGAGTCGACCATCGTCTATCGCCACGCCCTGCGCTCCTACCGCGACCTGCCCCTGCGCTTCGCCGACATGGGGCGGCTGCATCGCAACGAGCGGTCCGGCACGCTGACCGGCCTCTTTCGGGTGCGCCAGTTCACCCAGGACGACGCCCACATCTACTGCCGGCCCGATCAGCTCCAGGACGAGGTCACGCAGCTGCTGGGGCTGATGCGGACCTGGCACAAGACGTTCTCGCTGGAGCCGTCCTTCAAGCTGGCCACCCGGCCCGCCGACTCGCTGGGCACCGAGGAGCAGTGGGAGACGGCGGAGCGGGCGCTGCACGAGGCCCTCAAGGCCAACGGGCTGGCCTACGATCTCAACCCCGGCGACGGGGCCTTCTACGGTCCCAAGATCGACGTGGACGTCGAGGACGTGCTCGGCCGGAAGTGGACGATCGCCACGATCCAGGTGGATCTCACCATGCTGCCCGAGCGCTTCGAGCTGACCTACATCGACGCCGACGGTCAGGCCAAGCGCCCGGTGGCGATCCACCGGGCGATTCTGGGATCGTTCGAGCGCTTTGTCGGCATCCTCACCGAGCACTACGCGGGGGCGTTCCCCACCTGGCTGGCCCCCGTGCAGGCCCGCGTGCTGCCCATCAGCGAGAAGCACCTGGACTACGCCCGGACCGTGCACGGGCGGCTCCAGGCGGCCCGGGTCCGGGCCGAGCTGGACGACCGCAACGAGAAGCTCGGCTATCGCATCCGCGATGCCCAGCTGCGCAAGGTGCCCTACATGGTCATCGTGGGCGAGCGCGAGCGGACGAGCGGCACCGCCAGCCTGCGTCGCCGCTCCGGCGAAGAGATCAAGGACGTTCCCGTGGATCGCCTCCTCGCCGACCTCGCCCGCGAGATCAGCGCCCGGGATCCCGACCTCACCGTGGGTCGCTCGTGA
- the pheT gene encoding phenylalanine--tRNA ligase subunit beta has protein sequence MKIPYRWVREFVDLDLTAEQAADRLVNAGVEIAGITPLAPPDLAGVVVAEIEAIERELGESQGHRLVLCRVSTGHERFSVVCGAPNAGPGVRAAFAAPGATLPGGRRITATKIRGVESQGMLCSERELGLGAEHEAGVLLVGADAPLGADLVAHLGLDDRVLEVEVTPNRPDCLSVVGIARELAALTGAPFRAPAVVVKESDDAVESLARVRIEAPDLCPRFTARVISGVRVGPSPAWLAARLRAAGLRPISNVVDVTNYVMWELGHPLHAFDHATVTEGTIVVRRARDGERFTTLDGQTRTLNGAMLVIADPERAIGIAGVMGGAETEVTPATTRVLLESACFAAASIRRTSRALGLLTDAAYRFERGADIEALVDASDRAAQLIAEVAGGTVARGMVDAYPRPQARPRITLRMARLGRVLGVAPPQAEAARIFTGLGLGVRAQADALEVEVPSFRRDLSIEDDLVEEVIRVWGYDKIPSALVPVPLRPVQLPMSLRQAETVRRALVGAGLHEAVTYTFSDPAYDEVLRTPAAPRPLALLNPLSRDASLLRYNPLEGVLGVVATNLRRQQPNVRVFEIGKIFEPAPGLPRESRWLAIALAGAREPPAWWVRPAGEGRVEPVDIYDAKGLAEHVLEALRVPAPASRAHLAAGVKGFEPDRRGVLVADGVTVAEFGEVAADVRALFDIGIPVFAALLPLDEILRLTPPEIRYQALPRYPAVQRDVAFLVGALRTVTAAEIEAVIRAEAGPLLRQLTLFDVFTFEEGRRNLAWRLTLQAEDRTLTDEEANRIQEAVAQRVAEQFKITWRGA, from the coding sequence ATGAAGATTCCGTACCGCTGGGTCCGCGAATTCGTCGACCTCGACCTCACGGCCGAGCAGGCGGCCGACCGCCTCGTGAACGCCGGCGTGGAGATCGCCGGGATCACGCCGCTGGCCCCTCCCGATCTGGCCGGCGTCGTCGTGGCCGAGATCGAGGCCATCGAGCGCGAGCTGGGCGAGAGCCAGGGGCACCGGCTGGTCCTCTGCCGCGTCAGCACCGGGCACGAGCGCTTCAGCGTGGTGTGCGGGGCGCCCAACGCGGGGCCGGGTGTCCGGGCCGCCTTCGCGGCGCCGGGCGCCACGCTGCCCGGGGGACGTCGCATCACCGCCACGAAGATCCGCGGCGTCGAGTCCCAGGGCATGCTGTGCTCGGAACGCGAGCTGGGTCTGGGCGCGGAGCACGAGGCCGGCGTCCTGCTGGTCGGCGCCGACGCCCCGCTCGGCGCCGACCTGGTCGCCCACCTCGGACTGGACGACCGGGTGCTGGAAGTCGAGGTCACGCCCAACCGTCCCGACTGCCTGTCGGTGGTGGGCATCGCCCGCGAGCTGGCCGCGCTGACCGGGGCGCCGTTCCGGGCGCCCGCGGTCGTCGTCAAGGAGTCCGACGACGCGGTGGAGAGCCTGGCGCGGGTCCGCATCGAGGCCCCCGACCTCTGTCCGCGGTTCACGGCCCGCGTGATCAGCGGGGTCCGGGTAGGGCCGTCTCCGGCGTGGCTGGCCGCCCGCCTCCGGGCGGCGGGGCTGCGGCCCATCAGCAATGTCGTCGACGTCACCAACTACGTCATGTGGGAGCTCGGCCACCCGCTTCACGCGTTCGATCACGCCACCGTGACGGAGGGGACGATCGTCGTCCGCCGCGCCCGTGACGGCGAGCGCTTCACCACGCTCGACGGCCAGACCCGCACGCTGAACGGCGCCATGCTGGTGATCGCCGATCCCGAGCGTGCCATCGGCATCGCCGGGGTGATGGGTGGCGCCGAGACCGAAGTCACGCCGGCCACGACCCGCGTGCTGCTGGAGAGCGCCTGCTTCGCGGCGGCCTCGATCAGACGGACGTCCCGAGCGCTGGGCCTCCTCACCGACGCCGCCTACCGCTTCGAGCGCGGGGCCGATATCGAGGCCCTCGTCGACGCCAGCGATCGGGCCGCTCAGCTCATCGCCGAGGTGGCCGGCGGCACGGTGGCCCGCGGCATGGTCGACGCGTATCCGCGGCCCCAGGCCCGGCCGCGGATCACCCTGCGCATGGCGCGGCTCGGCCGGGTGCTCGGCGTGGCGCCCCCGCAGGCCGAGGCCGCGCGCATCTTCACGGGGCTGGGGCTGGGCGTGCGCGCGCAGGCCGACGCCCTCGAGGTCGAGGTGCCCAGCTTCCGCCGCGACCTCAGCATCGAGGACGACCTCGTGGAGGAAGTCATCCGCGTGTGGGGCTACGACAAGATCCCCTCGGCGCTGGTCCCCGTGCCCTTGCGGCCGGTCCAGCTCCCGATGAGCCTGCGCCAGGCCGAAACGGTGCGGCGGGCGCTGGTGGGGGCGGGCCTCCACGAGGCGGTGACCTATACTTTCAGCGACCCCGCTTACGACGAGGTCTTGCGCACGCCGGCGGCGCCGCGCCCGCTCGCGCTGCTCAACCCGCTCAGCCGGGACGCCTCGCTCCTGCGCTACAACCCGCTGGAGGGGGTCCTGGGTGTGGTGGCGACCAACCTGCGCCGACAGCAGCCCAATGTGCGCGTCTTCGAGATCGGCAAGATCTTCGAGCCGGCCCCCGGACTGCCCCGCGAGTCCCGCTGGCTGGCCATCGCCCTGGCCGGCGCCCGGGAGCCGCCGGCATGGTGGGTCCGGCCGGCGGGCGAGGGACGTGTCGAGCCGGTCGACATCTACGACGCCAAGGGGCTGGCCGAGCACGTGCTGGAGGCGCTGCGGGTGCCCGCGCCGGCCTCGCGGGCGCATCTGGCCGCCGGGGTCAAGGGGTTCGAGCCGGACCGCCGGGGCGTGCTCGTGGCCGACGGCGTGACCGTCGCCGAGTTCGGCGAGGTCGCGGCCGATGTGCGAGCCCTGTTCGACATCGGCATCCCGGTGTTCGCCGCGCTGCTGCCGCTGGACGAGATCCTGCGGCTCACGCCGCCGGAGATCCGCTACCAGGCCCTGCCGCGCTATCCGGCGGTGCAGCGCGACGTGGCCTTCCTGGTCGGCGCCCTGCGCACCGTCACCGCCGCCGAGATCGAGGCCGTGATCCGCGCCGAGGCCGGTCCGCTGCTCCGGCAACTGACGCTCTTCGACGTGTTCACCTTCGAGGAAGGCCGGCGCAACCTGGCCTGGCGCCTCACGCTGCAGGCGGAGGACCGTACTCTCACCGACGAGGAGGCCAATCGGATCCAGGAGGCGGTGGCCCAGCGGGTGGCCGAGCAGTTCAAGATCACGTGGCGGGGCGCCTGA
- the rplT gene encoding 50S ribosomal protein L20, which yields MPRAKGGSKTRQRRKKVLKQAKGYVGGRRRLYRTAAETVLRAGAFAYRDRRQKKRAARGLWIVRINAACRTLGVSYSRFMAGLKKAGIGLDRKVLAELAVKDPAAFAKLADTVKTRA from the coding sequence ATGCCACGGGCAAAGGGTGGAAGCAAGACGCGCCAGCGGCGCAAGAAGGTCCTCAAGCAGGCCAAGGGGTATGTGGGGGGCCGCCGTCGGCTGTACCGGACGGCGGCCGAGACGGTGCTCCGGGCGGGCGCCTTCGCCTACCGGGACCGCCGGCAGAAGAAGCGCGCGGCGCGAGGACTGTGGATCGTGCGGATCAACGCCGCCTGCCGGACGCTCGGGGTGTCGTACTCACGCTTCATGGCCGGCCTCAAGAAGGCCGGCATCGGCCTCGACCGCAAGGTGCTGGCCGAGCTGGCGGTCAAGGATCCTGCCGCCTTCGCCAAGCTGGCCGACACAGTGAAGACGCGTGCCTGA
- the infC gene encoding translation initiation factor IF-3: protein MRINEGIRVREVRVVSAEGEQLGIMPIQQALEVARQRELDLVEVAPDAQPPVCRIMDFGKYKYTQSRRLKEARKKQTTIQIKEVKMGPKTEKHDFEFKVRHVRRFLEEGHKAKVTVRFKGREMAHTELGWKMLQKMVEAVQDIASVENNPRMEGRMLHIMLSPRAQH from the coding sequence ATCCGCATCAACGAGGGCATCCGCGTCCGCGAAGTTCGGGTGGTCAGCGCCGAAGGCGAGCAGCTGGGCATCATGCCGATTCAACAGGCGCTGGAGGTCGCCCGCCAGCGGGAGCTGGACCTCGTGGAGGTGGCGCCGGATGCGCAGCCGCCGGTCTGCCGCATCATGGACTTCGGAAAATACAAGTACACGCAGTCCCGTCGCCTGAAGGAAGCGCGCAAGAAGCAGACGACGATTCAGATCAAAGAAGTGAAGATGGGGCCCAAGACGGAGAAGCACGACTTTGAGTTCAAGGTGCGCCACGTCCGGCGCTTCCTGGAGGAGGGGCACAAGGCGAAGGTGACGGTCCGCTTCAAGGGCCGGGAGATGGCTCACACCGAGCTGGGCTGGAAGATGCTGCAGAAGATGGTGGAGGCCGTGCAGGACATCGCCTCCGTGGAGAACAATCCGCGGATGGAGGGGCGGATGCTGCACATCATGCTGTCCCCCCGGGCTCAGCACTGA
- a CDS encoding TonB family protein, whose amino-acid sequence MALAPTPTPAPEPPPIDIRSALRGGGAGGRGGGRGGIEGEPIPLDSTDTRYNDYLDRLRRRIKANWGFPCVKNDRTRECEYSTASLVVEFGILKDGRLQFVDVVQSSGLPIYDDYAVNAIKLGSPFPVVPPQMLVSMRRGSAGIAITARFNYVVDTSLTNLLR is encoded by the coding sequence GTGGCCCTGGCTCCGACCCCCACGCCCGCGCCCGAGCCGCCGCCCATCGACATTCGCTCGGCCCTGCGCGGGGGCGGCGCCGGGGGCCGGGGCGGCGGCCGCGGAGGCATCGAGGGGGAGCCGATTCCCCTGGACTCCACCGACACCAGGTACAACGACTACCTCGATCGCCTGCGCCGCCGGATCAAGGCCAACTGGGGATTTCCCTGTGTCAAGAACGACCGGACGCGGGAGTGCGAGTACAGCACGGCGTCCCTCGTCGTGGAGTTCGGCATCCTGAAGGACGGCCGGCTGCAGTTCGTCGACGTGGTCCAGTCGTCGGGGCTGCCGATCTACGACGACTACGCGGTCAACGCCATCAAGCTGGGCTCGCCGTTTCCGGTCGTGCCGCCGCAGATGCTGGTCTCCATGAGGCGCGGGAGCGCGGGTATCGCCATCACGGCGCGCTTCAACTACGTCGTGGATACCTCGCTGACCAACCTCCTCCGGTAA